One genomic window of Halorhabdus sp. CBA1104 includes the following:
- a CDS encoding DoxX family membrane protein, whose translation MANTEVDTTLFGTDVSYEIDGRWLAYFTFLLRAVVGYWFFHAGITKIIDGFSAEGYLKFAADYTIMEPIVSPFASGIGLEFANFMIPVGETLIGLGVLVGLLVRLASFFGVFLMLFFVTINNGWGHSIVTSDLMGLLLFVAMIVLGAGRVWGLDAYVEKMAFVQNNPWLRYLLG comes from the coding sequence ATGGCAAACACCGAGGTGGATACGACCCTGTTCGGGACAGACGTATCGTACGAGATAGATGGACGGTGGTTGGCGTATTTCACGTTCCTCCTACGCGCCGTCGTGGGTTACTGGTTCTTCCACGCTGGCATCACGAAGATCATCGATGGGTTCAGCGCGGAAGGGTATCTGAAGTTCGCGGCCGACTATACGATCATGGAACCGATCGTGAGTCCGTTCGCAAGCGGGATCGGACTCGAGTTCGCGAACTTCATGATCCCCGTCGGGGAGACGCTCATCGGGCTCGGCGTGTTAGTCGGGCTACTCGTCAGGCTCGCGTCGTTCTTCGGCGTGTTCCTGATGCTGTTCTTCGTGACGATCAACAACGGCTGGGGCCACAGTATCGTGACCAGTGATCTGATGGGATTGTTGCTCTTCGTGGCAATGATCGTGCTCGGTGCTGGTCGCGTCTGGGGGCTGGACGCCTACGTCGAGAAGATGGCGTTCGTCCAGAACAACCCGTGGCTTCGATACTTGCTCGGTTAA
- a CDS encoding NUDIX hydrolase, with the protein MERSDLAWETLSSQTAYTCPGFDVVTDTVALPDDTETKFDYLTEGESVVILPVTTDEEVVVIEEWRQAVGAINYGLPAGSLEPDDGDPAAAVHRELEEETGYQPGQVEHLTTVEPANGFADAVFHYFLAEDCAPTGERDLDDNESIRVETTTIEALIAAAREDDLRDGRTMLGVLYYALFER; encoded by the coding sequence ATGGAGCGATCTGACCTCGCCTGGGAAACACTCTCAAGCCAGACCGCCTACACCTGTCCGGGATTCGATGTGGTGACCGACACCGTTGCACTGCCCGACGACACCGAAACGAAGTTCGACTATCTCACGGAAGGCGAGAGCGTCGTGATACTCCCGGTGACGACCGACGAGGAGGTTGTCGTCATCGAGGAGTGGCGCCAGGCCGTCGGTGCTATCAACTACGGGTTGCCCGCCGGGAGCCTCGAACCCGACGACGGGGACCCCGCGGCGGCAGTCCACCGCGAACTCGAAGAGGAGACGGGCTACCAGCCTGGCCAGGTCGAGCATCTCACGACCGTCGAGCCGGCCAACGGCTTTGCCGATGCTGTCTTCCATTACTTCCTGGCCGAGGACTGTGCACCAACCGGGGAACGCGATCTGGATGACAACGAGTCCATACGGGTCGAAACGACGACTATCGAGGCCCTCATCGCGGCCGCCCGCGAGGACGACCTCCGGGACGGGCGGACGATGCTCGGTGTCCTGTACTACGCGCTGTTCGAGCGATAG
- a CDS encoding cysteine desulfurase, protein MTVREAGDFDVEAIREDFPILEREFDGTPLVYLDNAATTHTPEPVVDAIVEYYERYNANVHRGLHHLSQEASVAYEEAHDRVAEFVGASGGRQELIFTGNTTESENLVAYAWGLNELGPGDEVVLTEMEHHASLVTWQQIAKKTGATVRYIRVTDDGHLDMDHAKELIGSDTKMVSVLHVSNTLGTINPVADLADLAHAEDALLFVDGAQAAPNRPVDVEAIDADFYAFSGHKMAGPTGIGCLYGKKQILEDMEPFNYGGDMITKVTFDDATWNELPWKFEAGTPKIAQGIALAEAVDYLDEIGMETVARHENELAQYALERLDEFDDIETFGPPAGQERGGLVSFNLGSVHAHDLSSILNDYAVAIRAGDHCTQPLHDKLGVAATARASFYIYNTREEIDVLIDAMDDARELFG, encoded by the coding sequence ATGACGGTACGTGAAGCAGGGGACTTCGACGTCGAGGCTATCCGTGAGGACTTTCCGATCTTGGAACGGGAGTTCGATGGCACGCCGTTGGTTTATCTCGACAACGCAGCGACGACCCACACACCCGAACCGGTCGTCGACGCCATTGTCGAGTACTACGAGCGCTACAACGCCAACGTCCACCGCGGACTCCATCACCTCAGCCAGGAGGCATCGGTAGCCTACGAGGAGGCCCACGACCGCGTCGCCGAATTCGTCGGCGCGAGTGGCGGCCGCCAAGAGTTGATCTTCACGGGCAACACCACCGAATCGGAGAACCTCGTGGCCTACGCCTGGGGGCTGAACGAACTCGGTCCCGGTGACGAAGTGGTTCTCACGGAGATGGAACACCACGCCTCGTTGGTCACCTGGCAACAGATCGCAAAGAAGACTGGCGCGACGGTCCGGTACATTCGGGTGACCGATGACGGCCATCTCGACATGGACCACGCCAAAGAGCTGATTGGCTCCGATACGAAGATGGTGTCGGTCCTGCACGTCTCGAACACGCTCGGGACGATCAACCCCGTCGCGGACCTCGCCGACCTCGCTCACGCCGAGGACGCGTTGCTCTTCGTCGACGGGGCACAGGCCGCCCCCAACCGGCCAGTCGACGTCGAGGCCATCGACGCCGACTTCTATGCCTTTTCCGGCCACAAAATGGCCGGGCCGACCGGGATTGGTTGCCTCTACGGTAAGAAACAGATTCTCGAAGACATGGAGCCGTTCAACTACGGCGGCGACATGATCACGAAGGTCACCTTCGATGATGCCACCTGGAACGAGTTGCCCTGGAAGTTCGAAGCCGGGACCCCGAAAATCGCCCAGGGGATCGCACTGGCGGAAGCTGTCGACTATCTCGACGAGATCGGTATGGAGACGGTCGCCCGCCACGAGAACGAACTCGCCCAGTATGCCCTCGAACGTCTCGACGAATTCGACGATATCGAGACGTTCGGTCCGCCTGCGGGCCAAGAGCGTGGTGGGTTAGTCTCGTTCAACCTGGGTTCGGTCCACGCCCACGACCTCTCGTCGATCCTCAACGACTACGCGGTCGCCATCCGGGCGGGCGATCACTGTACCCAACCCCTACACGACAAACTCGGCGTCGCCGCGACGGCCCGAGCCTCGTTTTACATCTACAACACGCGGGAAGAAATCGACGTACTGATCGATGCCATGGACGACGCCCGCGAACTGTTTGGGTGA
- the tgtA gene encoding tRNA guanosine(15) transglycosylase TgtA, with protein sequence MREHFELQGYDASGRLGELTVPRANTTVETPALLPVINPHHETIAPSRLGEFGAEMLITNSYVIYGSEEVREPALEDGLHDLLEFDGAIMTDSGSFQLAEYGEIDVTSPEILRFQQEIGSDIGTPVDLPTPPDVSREQAESELATTAERIEAATEMDLGEMLVNAPVQGSTYPDLRERAARDAYASGLDVFPIGAIVPLMNEYRFADMVAAVAAAKRGLGADAPVHLFGAGHPMMFALAVALGCDLFDSAAYALYARDGRYLTVRGTKHLDELEYFPCECPICSRFGPEEVRNLPEDQRVEKLAEHNLYVSFGEMRRIKQAIRRGELLELVEARARAHPTMLDGYRALLDHTDQLETTDPASKDALFYLSAESARRPEVRRHHDRLDRIGPAGELLLVAEDATRPDGEYDETWTVVPPFGPVPPELDQTYPLTAELPDRTDRAAYRAAARGIDRLVAESDGSITFAHDGWPAAALASLPAALTVIDARETTDDKER encoded by the coding sequence ATGCGCGAGCACTTCGAACTCCAGGGGTACGACGCCAGTGGGCGGTTAGGAGAGCTAACTGTCCCACGGGCAAATACCACCGTCGAGACGCCCGCCCTGTTGCCGGTGATCAACCCGCACCACGAAACGATCGCACCCAGCCGTCTCGGGGAGTTCGGAGCCGAGATGCTCATCACCAACAGCTACGTCATCTACGGGAGCGAGGAGGTCCGAGAGCCGGCCCTCGAAGATGGCTTGCACGATCTGCTCGAGTTTGACGGCGCGATCATGACCGACTCGGGGTCGTTCCAACTGGCCGAGTACGGGGAGATCGACGTTACGAGCCCGGAGATCCTCCGGTTCCAACAGGAGATCGGCTCCGATATCGGGACGCCCGTCGACCTCCCGACGCCACCGGACGTCAGTCGGGAACAGGCTGAATCGGAACTCGCGACGACGGCCGAGCGGATCGAAGCCGCGACAGAGATGGATCTCGGTGAGATGTTGGTCAACGCGCCAGTCCAGGGATCGACGTATCCCGACCTCCGAGAGCGGGCGGCCCGAGACGCCTACGCCAGCGGCCTGGACGTGTTTCCCATCGGCGCGATCGTCCCCCTGATGAACGAGTATCGATTCGCGGACATGGTTGCTGCTGTCGCCGCAGCCAAACGTGGGCTCGGGGCTGACGCGCCAGTCCACCTGTTCGGGGCGGGCCACCCCATGATGTTTGCCCTGGCGGTCGCGCTCGGCTGTGATCTGTTCGACTCGGCAGCCTACGCGCTGTACGCCAGAGACGGGCGGTATCTGACCGTTCGCGGGACCAAACACTTAGACGAACTCGAATACTTCCCGTGTGAGTGTCCGATCTGTTCACGATTCGGTCCCGAGGAGGTCCGGAATCTCCCCGAAGATCAGCGCGTCGAGAAACTGGCCGAACACAATCTCTACGTCTCCTTCGGTGAGATGCGCCGGATCAAGCAGGCCATCCGCCGCGGTGAGTTGCTCGAACTCGTCGAGGCCAGAGCGCGTGCCCACCCGACAATGCTTGACGGGTATCGCGCGTTGCTCGATCACACAGACCAACTAGAGACGACCGATCCGGCCTCGAAAGACGCGCTGTTCTACCTCTCGGCCGAGAGCGCCCGACGCCCGGAGGTGCGGCGACATCACGACCGCCTCGACCGGATTGGGCCCGCCGGTGAGCTCCTGCTGGTCGCCGAGGACGCGACGCGACCGGACGGCGAGTACGACGAGACCTGGACGGTCGTTCCACCCTTTGGCCCTGTTCCACCAGAACTCGACCAGACCTATCCGCTGACGGCCGAGTTGCCCGACCGGACCGATCGGGCAGCCTACCGAGCAGCGGCCCGGGGAATCGATCGGCTCGTGGCCGAGAGTGACGGGTCGATTACGTTCGCTCACGACGGGTGGCCTGCGGCCGCCCTCGCGTCGCTACCGGCGGCGCTAACAGTGATCGATGCGCGTGAGACCACCGACGACAAGGAAAGATAA